A genomic region of Zalophus californianus isolate mZalCal1 chromosome 11, mZalCal1.pri.v2, whole genome shotgun sequence contains the following coding sequences:
- the LOC113913534 gene encoding olfactory receptor 5A2: MVVGRNNTIVTKFILLGFSDHPQMKLFLFLLFLGIYLLTLAWNLSLTALIRMDSHLHTPMYFFLSNLSFLDICYVSSTTPKMLSDIITGQKTISFVGCATQYFVFCGMGLTECFLLAAMAYDRYAAICNPLLYPALISHTLCVKMVAGAYVGGFLSSSVETYSVYQHDFCGPNVINHFFCDLPPVLVLSCSDTFTSQVVTFVVGVVVGIVSGLVILISYGYIVAAVLKISSAKGRTKAFSTCVSHLTAVTLFYGSGLFMYMRPSSSYSLNQDKVVSIFYALVIPMVNPIIYSLRNKEIKNAMKKVVQKEHVLSRGPLFC, encoded by the coding sequence ATGGTTGTGGGAAGGAACAACACAATTGTGACAAAATTCATCCTCCTGGGATTTTCAGACCATCCTCAAAtgaagcttttcctttttctgttatttctgggGATTTATCTCCTGACCCTAGCCTGGAACCTGAGCCTCACTGCCCTCATCAGGATGGACTCCCACCTGCACAcacccatgtacttcttcctcagtAACCTGTCCTTCCTAGATATCTGCTATGTGTCCTCCACAACTCCCAAGATGCTCTCTGACATCATCACAGGGCAGAAAACCATTTCCTTTGTTGGCTGTGCCACACAGTACTTTGTGTTCTGTGGAATGGGGCTGACTGAATGCTTTCTTTTGGCTGCCATGGCATATGACCGCTATGCTGCAATCTGCAACCCATTGCTCTACCCAGCCCTCATTTCCCATACACTTTGTGTAAAGATGGTGGCTGGGGCCTACGTGGGTGGATTCCTCAGTTCTTCGGTTGAAACATACTCTGTCTACCAGCATGATTTCTGTGGGCCCAACGTGATCAACCACTTCTTCTGTGACCTTCCTCCAGTTCTGGTTCTGTCGTGCTCTGATACCTTTACCAGCCAGGTGGTGACCTTCGTTGTGGGTGTTGTTGTTGGAATTGTGTCTGGCCTTGTGATCCTCATCTCTTATGGTTACATTGTTGCTGCTGTCCTGAAGATCAGCTCAGCCAAAGGTAGGACCAAAGCCTTCAGCACCTGTGTCTCTCACCTGACTGCTGTGACTCTTTTCTATGGTTCTGGTCTCTTCATGTACATGCGACCCAGTTCTAGCTACTCCCTAAACCAGGACAAGGTGGTGTCCATATTCTATGCTCTGGTGATCCCTATGGTGAATCCTATCATCTACAGTCTTAGGAATAAGGAGATTAAAAATGCCATGAAGAAGGTTGTGCAGAAGGAGCATGTACTTTCCCGTGGGCCTCTGTTTTGCTGA
- the LOC113914733 gene encoding olfactory receptor 5A1 yields MENMSTTKAWNSSSVSMFILLGFADHPELQTLLFVTFLGIYLVTLAWNLALIFLIRSDPRLHTPMYFFLSNLSFIDICYSSTVAPKMLTDFFQEQKTISFLGCAAQFFFFVCMGLTECFLLTAMAYDRYTAISNPLLYTAIMSQGLCTRMVLGAYVGGFLSSLIQASSIFRLHFCGPNIINHFFCDLPPILALSCSDSFPSQVVNFLLVVTVGGTSFLILLISYSYIGAAVLKIRSAEGRRKAFNTCASHLMVVTLLFGTALFMYLRPSSSYSLGRDKVVSVFYSLVIPMLNPLIYSLRNREIKDALWKVLKKKKVIFLGHD; encoded by the coding sequence ATGGAAAACATGTCCACAACTAAGGCCTGGAACAGCTCTTCAGTGTCCATGTTCATCCTCCTGGGATTTGCAGACCATCCAGAACTCCAGACTCTTCTCTTTGTGACCTTCCTGGGTATCTATCTCGTGACGCTGGCCTGGAACCTGGCCCTCATCTTTCTGATCAGAAGTGACCCCCGTCTGCACAcacccatgtacttcttcctcagcAACTTGTCCTTCATTGACATCTGCTACTCTTCTACAGTGGCCCCCAAGATGCTCACTGATTTCTTCCAGGAGCAAAAGACCATATCGTTCTTGGGCTGTGCtgctcagttttttttctttgtctgcaTGGGTCTCACTGAGTGCTTTCTCCTGACTGCCATGGCATACGACCGATACACAGCCATCTCCAATCCCCTGCTCTACACTGCCATCATGTCCCAGGGCCTCTGTACACGCATGGTGCTTGGGGCATATGTCGGTGGCTTCCTGAGCTCCCTGATCCAGGCCAGCTCCATATTTCGGCTCCACTTCTGCGGACCCAACATCATCAACCATTTCTTCTGTGACCTCCCACCAATCCTGGCACTCTCTTGCTCTGACAGCTTCCCTAGTCAAGTGGTGAATTTTCTCCTGGTGGTCACTGTGGGGGGAACATCATTCCTCATCCTCCTCATCTCCTACAGTTACATAGGAGCTGCTGTCTTGAAGATCCGCTCAGCGGAAGGCCGAAGGAAAGCCTTCAACACATGTGCCTCGCACCTGATGGTGGTGACTCTGTTGTTTGGGACGGCCCTTTTCATGTACCTGCGACCCAGCTCCAGCTATTCACTTGGCAGGGACAAGGTGGTGTCTGTGTTCTATTCGCTGGTGATCCCCATGCTGAACCCTCTCATTTACAGTTTGAGGAACAGAGAGATCAAAGATGCCCTGTGGAAAgtgttgaagaagaagaaagtgatttTCCTAGGTCATGACTGA